GTCGGGCCATGCATCGATTCCGGCGCACCATGCTGTTCCGTAACCCCCCTGACCATCACCGGCTGCGTCGACTGGTGGCCGACGTGTTCACCCCTCGACACATTGACGAGTTGCGCAGCCGCATCATCACACAGATCCATCACCTACTTAACGTCATGGAGGTACAGGTCTTCGTCGACATCATCACCGATCTGGCGCTCCCGCTGCCTGTGAATGTGATAGGCGAACTTCTGGGAGTTCCCGCGGCCGATCGGGCAGTTGCCGCGCCATTGGTGCGTGCCCTGCTCGCCTCACTGGAACCCGGAGCCAATGTTGAGGCTCTGACCGCCGCCTGTGAAGCCGAGAACCAACTTGCCATGTATTTCGCTGACCTGTTGGCGGTCAAACGCGCCCGCCCCGCCGATGACCTACTCAGCCGACTCGCCGTCGCGCACGGCGACGACATCCTGGATGACGACGAATGCGTCGGCACCGCGATTCTGTTGTTCGCCGCAGGGTTCGAAACCACCACAAACCTCATCGGCAACGGTGTCGCCGCGCTGCTCGCTCACCCCGACCAAATGCGCGAACTGGGTGCCAGGCCCGACTTGGCGAGCAATACCGTCGAAGAATTGTTGCGTTACGACTCCCCCGTCCAGACCAACGGGCGCACGGTGCTCGAGCCGACACGGCTGGCAGGAGTCGATCTACATCCCGGTCAGATCGTATTGACCTTGCTCGGGGCGGCCAACAGAGATCCGGACCGATTTTGTGACCCGGATAAGCTCGACATCACCCGAACCGGAGTCCCACCGTTGTCGTTCGGCGCCGGCATTCACTTCTGTCTCGGCGCGCC
Above is a window of Rhodococcus qingshengii JCM 15477 DNA encoding:
- a CDS encoding cytochrome P450 encodes the protein MNVPTERELLLDALLTDHGAAGPYEAFRRLRETRPVLVTRSGVLVLSRYDDCAAALRDRRLGKADESLGFGLSEIPDELQRRAMHRFRRTMLFRNPPDHHRLRRLVADVFTPRHIDELRSRIITQIHHLLNVMEVQVFVDIITDLALPLPVNVIGELLGVPAADRAVAAPLVRALLASLEPGANVEALTAACEAENQLAMYFADLLAVKRARPADDLLSRLAVAHGDDILDDDECVGTAILLFAAGFETTTNLIGNGVAALLAHPDQMRELGARPDLASNTVEELLRYDSPVQTNGRTVLEPTRLAGVDLHPGQIVLTLLGAANRDPDRFCDPDKLDITRTGVPPLSFGAGIHFCLGAPLARLEGSLLFPILVARFPGLQLVEQPRWRTGLSFRGLSSLKVATR